The following coding sequences are from one Campylobacter sp. RM16187 window:
- the nspC gene encoding carboxynorspermidine decarboxylase: MNEILNTIKTPAYVCEEALLRKNLEILKRVKDESGAKILVALKGFALSGVMDIVSEYLDGATCSGLHEAKFAKDYIKGEIHTYSPAFKDEDIDEILDISKHVVFNSFNQWQKFKDKALGKGAICGLRVNPESSVAPTDMYNPCGKFSRLGITAKNFRADLLDGITGLHFHALCEESAESLETVLMAFEEKFGEFIPKMKWINFGGGHHITRKDYNVDLLIKLVKNFRQKYGVEVYLEPGEAVGWQCGFLISSVLDIVENEKNIAILDTSAEAHMPDTILMPYRPAVRGESKSGKFSYRFGGNTCLAGDIVGIDAGEADYKFDSELKIGDRVIFEDQIHYTIVKNTTFNGIKLPDLLLLKENGEIKTIRKFGYEQYKDRN, encoded by the coding sequence ATGAACGAAATTTTAAACACTATCAAAACACCTGCTTATGTCTGCGAAGAGGCGCTTTTACGCAAAAATTTAGAGATATTAAAACGTGTTAAAGATGAAAGCGGCGCGAAGATTCTAGTAGCGCTTAAAGGCTTTGCGCTAAGTGGCGTGATGGATATCGTAAGCGAATATCTTGACGGAGCTACTTGCAGCGGCTTGCATGAGGCAAAATTTGCAAAAGATTACATAAAAGGCGAAATTCATACCTATTCGCCGGCGTTTAAAGACGAGGATATCGATGAAATTTTAGATATCTCAAAGCATGTTGTTTTTAATAGCTTTAATCAATGGCAAAAATTTAAGGATAAAGCTCTTGGAAAAGGCGCTATATGCGGACTTAGAGTAAATCCTGAAAGTTCGGTTGCACCGACTGATATGTATAATCCGTGCGGCAAATTTAGCCGTCTTGGAATAACCGCTAAAAATTTTAGAGCTGATCTGCTTGATGGTATCACGGGGCTTCATTTTCACGCGCTTTGCGAAGAGAGTGCCGAGAGCCTAGAGACCGTACTTATGGCGTTTGAAGAGAAATTTGGCGAGTTTATACCTAAGATGAAGTGGATAAATTTCGGCGGCGGACACCATATCACTAGAAAAGACTATAACGTTGATCTGCTTATAAAGCTGGTTAAAAATTTCCGCCAAAAATACGGCGTAGAAGTATATCTAGAGCCTGGAGAGGCGGTTGGCTGGCAGTGCGGATTTTTGATATCAAGCGTGCTAGATATCGTTGAAAACGAGAAAAATATCGCCATCTTAGACACATCAGCTGAAGCGCATATGCCTGATACCATACTAATGCCATATCGTCCGGCTGTGCGCGGCGAGAGTAAAAGCGGCAAATTTAGCTACCGCTTTGGCGGCAATACCTGTTTAGCAGGCGATATCGTGGGGATTGACGCGGGGGAGGCTGATTATAAATTTGATAGCGAGCTAAAGATCGGCGATAGAGTGATATTTGAAGATCAGATCCACTACACTATCGTAAAAAACACGACTTTTAACGGAATCAAACTGCCTGATCTGCTACTTCTTAAAGAAAACGGCGAAATAAAAACAATTAGAAAATTTGGATACGAGCAATATAAGGATAGGAATTAA
- a CDS encoding molybdopterin synthase catalytic subunit encodes MEIYEGSLEVEKITNAWYNEFKDKNCGAFITFVGIVREEGGISALSFDIYEPILAKWLKSWEERAAKENAYVLFAHSKGDVAVHTSSYVAGVVSPQRKVALKLINEFVEDFKANAPIWKYDVIDGKRIYAKERSQAIKGAGLLA; translated from the coding sequence ATGGAAATTTACGAAGGAAGCTTGGAAGTAGAAAAGATCACAAACGCTTGGTATAACGAGTTTAAAGATAAAAACTGCGGTGCGTTTATCACATTTGTGGGCATCGTGCGCGAAGAAGGCGGCATAAGCGCGCTTAGCTTTGATATCTATGAGCCGATTTTAGCTAAATGGCTAAAAAGCTGGGAAGAAAGAGCGGCAAAAGAAAATGCTTACGTCCTCTTTGCACACTCAAAAGGCGATGTAGCCGTGCATACAAGCTCGTATGTCGCAGGCGTGGTAAGCCCTCAAAGAAAGGTTGCACTAAAGCTAATCAACGAATTTGTCGAGGACTTTAAAGCAAACGCGCCTATCTGGAAATACGATGTGATAGACGGAAAACGAATTTACGCTAAAGAACGAAGCCAAGCGATA
- a CDS encoding MoaD/ThiS family protein produces the protein MVEVEFLGPIKIDNIKLEASNLLEVKEALKGYSELELGEWLKICAVAVNDEIVSGLETPLKDGDRISILPPVCGG, from the coding sequence ATGGTTGAAGTTGAATTTTTAGGACCGATAAAGATCGATAACATCAAGCTTGAAGCCTCAAATTTGCTCGAAGTTAAAGAGGCTTTAAAAGGCTACAGTGAATTAGAGCTTGGCGAGTGGCTTAAAATTTGCGCGGTTGCCGTAAATGACGAGATAGTTAGCGGGCTTGAAACACCTCTTAAAGACGGCGATAGAATTTCTATTTTGCCACCTGTTTGCGGAGGTTAA